In Girardinichthys multiradiatus isolate DD_20200921_A chromosome 10, DD_fGirMul_XY1, whole genome shotgun sequence, the sequence ccctctcttccggcgtttcaccgcgtgagcaaaggtgagcaaaggtgagcgcacctttgaccagaaagtccaaaaattccagagcagtaggcagaaaagtgggaaataactcctttggtgtagtagccctgatgttcatgagttcttctctggtgagagagctccgggtaccatcacagaagaccgttttaaagcaaaaaacaaaacaaaacagtgcgcaccaacacgctgaggcgaccatctgcggcgccatcttgataTCATCATGTAAATATATGCTTCAAGAATGTGCCAATTTTGGAAAACATCTAACTTCAGGGCCTATGTTTCTCTACATAAAAAACCCTAACTAACAGCAAAATCCCTGATAAACTCCGCCTGGAGACTTCATACAGAAAGTTTTGATTGGCAATGTTTTTTAGTACAAAACTACTGTAAATGCTGTTTTTGACTTTTCTACAGGTAAATTACACAGAAGCACCCCTCAGGTCTGTTTGAAAAAAGAATAAGTGACATAAACATATTTCCCGATTTtgcatgttttgatatattcaaggCCTTCTCTAAAAACCTTACAGACTGTGATGGTTTGTTTATTACTTACAGTAAAATTACCTTTCTACGTTAAAGGTTGAATTTTCTTTATCATCCCAATTCAAGAACTGAATCTAAGTAAATTTAATTGAAAAGATTAACCACAATGCAGCATACATGTGATAGTTAATGCTATCACATCTGCAGATACTGTGATGGTTGCATCTCAAGGATCCCTGGGCTTTCTTCTACCTCAGGAATGTGACCACAGTACACGGGAGCAGCATTTCATTTGTTCTATACGATCAGCTGTTATTACTGTCAGTCTGAAGGGAAATGAAACAGACGGAATAAAGACTTACCTAAGCTCACTTCTGAAAGTAATAAAGTTATTTCTTCTCTCTGCCCATAAACCTAGTACATCTCTCCACAAAGTAAGGGCTTGTTTTGCCATCAGGTGGAATCAAAATCACCGGGGTTTGCATGGGCTGGAGGAGTTGTTCAAACCCAAGGttcttttgcaaatattcaggTGTCACACTTTGAAGCTGGGGAGGATTTCTGTCGACCAAGGGCTGGGAAGTGAGCAGGGAGAACTGAGGCAGAAGAGAGATGAGGAGTGGGAGGGAGGGATCGGAGATAAGAGACTGGAGCTAAAgcagagagaacaaaacatatCAGTCAAATAGAAGTGAGGTTGGGAATCAAGCAATTGAGTTAACTTAAAGAAGTGGCTGTGCAGCTTTAGATATAAGCTGAAGGAAGGATGAAGAGCCAGACGTCAGGGGCCCTGCAGCTCTTTGTCCTCCCTAAGGGTAAGAAGTCATATTTGGATTTAACAGGCTGCGATTTTATGTTATGTCTTGTAACGCAGGTTTTCTATGAGTGGCCAGAGAAATAATAGAGGTCAAATGGTCCAAGAAGACTATTAAAAATCATGTAAGGAAAAATGTGTCAAATgtggaataaaacaaacatgatgTCTTTATTGCTTTCTCTCTCATActcaactaaataaaatatctgtttttgttGGACTTTGTGAAGATCAAAAGCTGAGGAAGACGTTTTGACTCTAGCCTGAGGCCAAATACCTCTCCTCTAGGTGTTGTTTACTTCCCTGGGAGACCAGGGCCCTGATGTATATACCAAAGCAAAGAAAAGCCCAATTAAGCTGAAATAAAAGGTGAAGAAGTTAGTGGCAAAGACTGCTGAATTGTGCAAGCTTTTATTATGGTAAACCGCACCAACCATCAGTCTTTGTTTAAGTGGACATATGAGAACAAATATTGCAAATATGACCTCAGGATGTAGTAACAAGATATTTTCAACAAATGAcattaaaatgtactttttagtAGGTAAATATTCTTATCTTTCTAAAATTAGGGATTAGGTAACAAAAATGGGTTGCTTTTTGATGTGTGGTCTCAGTAATATGACACAGCACAATGGCTTCTGGTGAAGACGATAAGGAACTAACTTTTTGTGTCCTTACAAATTGCCAACATGTAAATCTCACAAATGTTCAGCCTCGTACAAAAAATGTCACACTCTGATTCACAACGTTCATTTTGTTTATGCATTAAGAGCACTTTTCATACAGTTTAATGTAacacaaagtgttttgcagatgttaaaaacagatttgttcGTCAAGCCTACACATGACATCCTCAGTACATCACATATTTTGTTTGTAACCATTAATATGATACATTTGAAATCTTaattagtgtttgttttttaataaagtgcttaaagtaatgcattattttactaaccttttcattttttagctTTGGGTAAAAGGAATTAGTTCAATACTTAATCTTTTtcattctgtctgtcaattTCTTGCCTGCTGTGTTTGTGGTGGGAGGCCAAATATTTGTTGTCTGTgaagcaaaaaataattttaacctGTTGAAAGAGACCGCTAATTGCCTTCACCTGCTGAACTTAACAAGCATGGGTATGGCAGCATATTGGTGCTATTTGCTCTGTAAATCAGACAGTGAGACAAAGCAGATAGCAGGTGGAAATACTGGGCGCAGCTCAATGTGGGTGGATGCAGACCTCAGCCTTTTGTTGCTGTGGCCACAGctggagaaaaataaacagatgatTCAAATAGCTATGAATGAAGAATACTTCAGAGGTTTTTCCATGATGTACTCCTTTACTCCTTTATCTGTGTTTTGGGAAGGCTGCTGTGTGGTTAATCCAAACTGTAATTATTTAAAGGTGGGTGGGTCCTGGCAGGTGACCTGACTCATCAAAAGCAAAGAAAACTGTGGAATGATAAAATTGAAAAGTTGACCCCAGGCCACAACAAGAACTAAAAGTAGAGAAAATGGGAGGGAAGGGTTCATTCCTCAGAGATCTGTGCTAATGCGTTAAAGGTGGTCAGGTGTTTCCCAAGATCAGATAAGATTCCTTTACAGACCTGGAGAGACCTAGAACACCATCTCACTCAGCTGCATGGCTTAGATCAATGCAAACTGATCATTTGTGTTTAGCAAATAAAGCTGAGATGCATAAACAACACGCATCACTGCTGAATCTTTTATATCACCTCATTAATGTGTCTTTTTGCATCCTCTAGGTGTCTTTttagtctacaggtccttctcaaaatattagcatattgtgataaagttcattattttccataatgtcatgatgaaaatttaacattcatatattttagattcactgcacactaactgaaatatttcaggtcttttattgtcttaatatggatgattgtggcatacagctcatgaaaaccccaaattcctatctcacaaaattagcatatttcatccgaccaataaaagaaaagtgtttttaatacaaaaaatgtcaaccttcaaataatcatgtacagttatgcactcaatacttggtcgggaatcctttggcagaaatgactgcttcaatgcggcgtggcatggaggcaatcagcctgtggcactgctgaggtcttatggaggcccaggatgcttcgatagcggcctttagctcatccagagtgttgggtcttgagtctctcaaggttctcttcacaatatcccacagattctctatggggttcaggtcaggagagttggcaggccaattgatcaCAGTGATACCagggtcagtaaaccatttaccagtggttttggcactgtgagcaggtgccaggtcgtgctgaaaaatgaaatcttcatctcaataaagcttttcagcagatggaagcatgaagtgctccaaaatctcctgatagctagctgcattgaccctacccttgataaaacacagtggaccaacaccagcagctgacacggcacccagaccatcactgactgtgggtacttgacactggacctctggcattttggcatttccttctccccagtcttcctccagactctggcaccttgatttccgaatgacatgcagaatttgctttcatccgaaaaaagtactttggaccactgagcaacagtccagtgctgcttctctgtagcccaggtcaggcgcttctgccgctgtttctggttcaaaagtggcttgacctggggaatgcggcacctgtagcccatttcctgcacacgcctgtgcacggtggctctggatgtttctactccagacacagtccactgcttctgcaggtcccccaaggtctggaatcggcccttctccacaatcttcctcagggtccggtcacctcttctcgttgtgcagcgttttctgccacacgttttccttcccacagacttcccactgaggtgccttgatacagcactctgggaacagcctattcgttcagaaatttctttctgtgtcttaccctcttgcttgagggtgtcaatagtggccttctggacagcagtcaggtcggcagtcttacccatgattggggttttgagtgatgaaccaggctgggagttttaaaggcctcaggaatcttttgcaggtgtttagagttaactcgttgattcagataattaggttcatagctcgtttagagacccttttaatgttatgctaattttgtgagataggaattttgagttttcatgagctgtatgccaaaatcatccgtattaagacaataaaagacctgaaatatttcagttagtgtgcaatgactctaaaatatatgaatgttaaattttcatcattacattatggaaaataattaactttatcacaatatgctaatattttgagaaggacctgtatttaatcGAACAGGTCAGACTTTGGCATCCCCCAGGATTGACTGACTGATGTGTGTTTTGTAGGTGGTTCTCGCCGACAGGCCAACAGCACTCTTCAGAAAGGCTTCATCAGACCAGAACAACTTTTGAAGGGCAAGGTGAGTTACTTAGTAAGTAATGAGTATATAGACATATGCAGATCCATTTAAGCCACCcataatttcttaacattatGCCCCCAAAAGATTGTGATGTATTTTTTACAGTAATCCACATCAACACTCACACTTTTTCCGTCCAGTCCTATTAAGCAAAATCCTTGTCAGTATGGTGTGCTCTGTGCTTTTTCTTTAAGACATTTGACTCCTTTGAATTTGTATATGGGTAAAAAATGTACCAGAAACATCACCCTTGTGTGTCATTAGGACTCTGAAGCCATCTACCAATGGTTGTGTGAGTTCCAGTTGGAGCAGTACACTTCCAACTTCATTAGAGCGGGATATGATGTTCCCACCATCAGCAGGATGACCCCTGAGGTGTGGTAACATTTCAGTATTCATAGACTGTTGTCAGCTTTTTTTCTAACAGGAGTTACTGCTTTGGCAAaagaaattaaactaaactgtTGATTGTCCGGAGACATGTGCTGcaactttaaaatgtatgtttgacTATAAAGTCTTAAATGTATATGTTCTGTCCTTTTGAATGCTCTAtcagaaaaaagctgttttttctgCTATTTTTAACACCATTTAATTACTAAACATGCTGTCGCtcatgttcagtattttttaGTCATGTAAACTCAGTGGTTTTATTGCAGCAGTCTCAGACTCTTGTATTGCTACCGTTTAGATCTGCATCTGCTGTAAAATTTGATTCCATGCAGCAGAGGTAATTTAGACATTTGATTTAAGTGTGTTGGACTGAACTCCAACCACAGGGGACTGGAGTTTAAGACCTTTTCTCAATGGCTTGGGTTCTCTGAAGTGCCCCCTAGTGGAAGAGACTGGTTTTCCGACAAGAAACTGACATTCGAGTTGGTTGCCAAGTAAACATGACAATAAAAGGCTCATTTATTTCTTGTCAATGAACACTTGCAAGAAAACTATGGTACAGTATGTGATTAGCTTTATGAAGTTTAATTCATGAATTAGTTGAAATTAGTTCTGATGTTTGTCTAGGGCTCCACTATCAGTGACTGGCACAAAGAGACAGACCATACAAGAAGCTAACTACATGGTTAGTATCTACAGAATAAAAGACAGATACCGCAGTTACTTCgtaaactgtacaaaaaatgtgaatatgGCTACTAAGTGCTGTCTCCATGACTTTTCTGGTACCAAAAATGTATGAATCCAAACCAAGAAAGTAAAGGATTAGTTATTCCTCTGACCAACATTTATGCCTGTTTTGACCATAGGTTCCCGAACAGTTTTTCTCTGGTACTCAACTTCCAGGAACCTTTTATATCTTTaggctgtgtttgtgtgcgttTTACTTTACCGGGCTATGTTGACTGTGTTCCATTTTTACTCTAACATCAAAGcacatttttcacaatttttccaCCCCTGCCCTTAGGATCTCACAGCCATCGGCGTGACCAAACCAGGCCATAGGAAGAAGATCTCATTGGAGATTGGGAAACTGAGCATCCCTGAGTGGCTGCCAGATTACATTCCTGTGAGAAATTACTTTTAAAGACCACGTTTACTTAACTGCTCACAAAAAGGTACTATTTTTCTATGACCTATGACAGACTTGAAAATCTTTTTTCTATCTATCCCCCCCGTGTGTTTGTTAATTCAGTCGGACCTGGGGGAGTGGCTTAGCGTAATTGGGCTGCCTCAGTACCAAAGGCGATTATGTGACAATGGCTATGACTCCATTGTGATTGTTAAGGACATCACCTGGGAGGACCTGCAAGAAATAGGGATCACTAAACTGGGTGAGAAAATGGATCAGATTTTTTCAGGTCTAATATCTGTCATGTCTGTACACATCATAATCAATAGAGTAGACCTCATTGCAGAATAACTTTACTGAATTACAATGGACCTGATATTTTTCGTATTAGCTAAATGTAAACACCATTTAAAGACTTCAAGCACATTCTCCAAACCAAGCAGTGCATCCTaagcacatttaaataaaacaaaaataatttgaacCTAAACCAAGACAAAAATGAATCCTTCTTTTATCTACGCTCTGCTTAAGATAAATcatcattgttaaaaaaaaaaattctctcTGGTTTTCAGGCCATCAGAAGAAGCTGATGTTAGCAGTGAAGCGACTGTGTGACCTGCGGCGTTCTCGTAATCAGGCTGACAGAACGGGAGAGGGTCCTCTTAGAAGAAAGCCACCGGCGTCTCTAGAGGTGGTGGCTATCgaacacacaccaacacactctCATGCGCACTCTGAAGCCCCATCTGAAAACTACTGCCCCTCCCCTCGCACCCCCAGAGCCCTCCTTTCCTTCCAGGACAGTGAACTGAGCGCAGAGCTGCAGAGTGCTATGATGGGCAAGGTAGGGGGATCAGCTTCAGAGGCTTTCTGCATGAGGGGAGTGCCCTCCTCTGCTGTTATAGCTGCCATGTCTGTCAGTCAAGAAAGCATAAGTAGGCGTTCGCGGGGTTCAGGGAAGTCTGGAAATTCAAATTCAGGAAATTCCCATGATTACCAAACGACACTGTGTTCTGCCAGAACACCTACTAGGCCTGAGGAGAATCTGAGCAGCGGGGAAATGGAGGAGGCCAAACCTGAGCAAAGCAGTCCTGGAGGCAGAAGTAAGCAGGTGTCTATTGAGATGTGGGAACATCACAGTTTGTCTGGTACCCCAGAGAATAAGCATTTCTCCACCGTGACATCAAACAAAATACCTCGCATTGCTTACCCAGCAGTCCCACCTAAGTCCAAACACCTCCAGTCCCCCAGCCGCCTCTATCAGCCTCAGTACCACCCCCAGCACCAGCCtatctcttctccatcatctccACCTCCACAACCCTCTCCCACAAAGAAGTACTTCAATCACCTGCAGGCTCAGGCAGGAGGTGTCAACGGCTCTCCACGAGTACTTTCTAAACCTCTGCCTGGAGCCATCCCTGTGCTTAGACCTCCACCAGCACAAGCCCAAGGTGATGACACTCAGAGGGTGTCACAACAGAAGCGTGCCCAAAGCTTGACTCGCTATGCTCTGTCCGATGGAGAGCCTGACGAAGACGATGATCTCCCTCTTCCCTCTACCTCTTCTTCCTCCGTAACAATGCCATCCTATGCCACACTATCTCGCAGGCCGGGACGTGCTTCAGGACCCTTGCGTCAAGTCAACCGCAGCCATTCCTTTGCTGTGCGCTCTCGATACAAAGGTCCACCTCCTCCGCCTCCCAAAAGAATGAGCTCAGTGACTGACAGTCCTACAAGACAGCAGGGAAGCAGCACAGCAGTAGAGCAAGAGTTGAAGGCTGGGGTTGAGACAGACAGTGCAGGCAGTGTGAGAAGCATTGCTGCCAAGTTAGAAGGCAGCAGCAGTTGCAGTAGCCCATCGAGGAGGATAGATATACCACCAAACTTTGTCcatgtttcacctgttcccagCCCAGTTTCCTCACCAATTTCTTATGGATTACCATCACACATAATTCTACACCATTCCAAACCTGTCCCTGCCCTGGGTTTGGGAGGCTTAAGGAGGGTAGGAAGTGAGAGAACAGAAGGAGATCCTGACAGACACAGAGGTGGGAGTACAGAAGGGATAACTGAAGAGAAACTGAAAGCAAGACAAAGTGAAAAACTATCCAGGAATGCTTCTGTATCACCAAAAATCATTTCTGGGAATCTACCTTTCGCTGAAGATGGTAACCTTACTATTAAACAACGACCCAGGATTGTAGTTGTTGcccagacagacacagacaccaAGTCTGCATTAGATGGTCCAGTCCAGACACAGAACAGCTTGGAGCCTCCCGAGTTCAACCTGAAAGAGTCTGACACTGTGAAAAGACGGCACAAACCCAAAGACAAAGGTGCTTCCACACCAGACGAGGCTACCACCCCCAACGGAGAGGAAAATCACCTACTGAGTACCAGCCCACACACATACAGTGAAGTCAGAGCTGCAAATACAGGGGAAGTTCAGACAGCAGGAAACGTTTTCTATAGAATTGGCTCTGTAGGGAAAGGTTCAAAACCTCCTGTGTCTTCAAAACCTTCCAGTCCTCTAAAACAAACCCCTAATTGCAGTCTAATGAGCCCTCAAGGCATTGATCCGACAGCACGAGTTTGTGCACAAACAGCCATTCCGAAACTGACCAGTGTGCAGATACACACTGTCTCTCCAAGCATGAATGGAAGCTTTCACACCCAGACATGTATGCAAAGCCCTAAACCTGTTAGGGCTTTACAGACAGTGGGGTCCAAGCCGGACAGTCAACAGAAAGCTGCTGCTCTGCCCGGATCAAGGCTCCATCAGCCCAATACAACATCCAATTCAACTGGAGGTAACTATCAACATCGGAAACGTCTTTGTGTCTATCATATTCTTACAGCTCTCTTATTTTAGATGTAACATGGAACATGTTGTTTCCTCAGGAGTAAATCTCCAGATGGTCCAAAGTGTCTGTTTTGCTGCACCATCTTCCCCGACACTGACATCCTGCTCCCCTAACCTGGCCTCATCAGGTCAGGCAAGAAAATCAGGGGGAGCCCCGTCTGGTGTAGCAGGTCTGGAGGTTCTGGCTCAGAAGAGACTGGAGCAAACCAGTACATCACTGGAGGCTGCTCTCAAAGTGGTGGAAAATGAACTCGCACAAGGCAGTAGTGTGGATGGGTAAGAACCTCCTTAATGGAAAGTTCTAAGCTGGATCACAGTTAATGTGAAAGGATATAGAGGGGTTCAAGTAAAATTATTCAATTAAAATCTTATCTGAAGCTAATAACCAGTCTGGGTGTGGATAAGACTCCATTTGGATCTAAACCAAGGTCCACCATATAGATAACTGGAGCCTCAACGATATCAATAGGATTTTTTTCACCAAAGCACTTCTAAAGGTGGGCCGGGGTTGGTGCTAGAGTCAATTCTtaactggtttaaaaaaaagataactggtttgttttagttttggccaaaaattatttttgatctTCACACTTCTGTATTACATTGGAGTGGCTTAGACTCAGTGGGAAATATAGTCTTTATAAACACTCTTTCCAAAGCTGACTAGAATTTCTGTTAAACAGTGCTACAAACATGACTTACACAAGCtgtctcaggacctacaaacaTCACTTgttaatattaaaacacttgacAGTGTGTCTAAACTGAGTTGTGAACAGGGTAAAAACATCAGTTATGACAGCAGCTACATCATGTTGACCCACATTCCTTTCTTCACAGGCTACTTCTTGAAGCCTGAAGATCTCACTCTAAACGTTCTGTAGTACATGTGTCTTAGTAAAACATTCAAGTAGTATCAGGTTTCTAATATGTAGAGTACTGAATAGATGTCATCAGTTTATATTGTAGTATAGGTACAGATGACTGGAATGCCAATATTTAATCAACTTTGGTTCAAAAAGCAGACTGGCTCTTAACTGCTTTTTGACTGTGATCACCAAATCGGATCACACTGCTTTTGATTTTAATGCCACCAGAGTGGCAGAGcggtatttctgcaaatggcagtaggaccactgggaggagccagaggagcttgatttttttgcagatcatctgtctcatattctactgtcatgacatagtgacagttttaagaAATATATTAAAGATTAAGTTTTACAAAAGTttcctactgcagctttaatagACCATGCATGATTGTACTTCTATTGTTCTTCAATTTAAAAGTTCTGTTTCCACAATAGCAGCATTAATGACATAATTTACATACCTGAGACTTGAACACTTTTTCAATTACTATTAAGCCCAATTATGCCTAACCTCTCCAATTTGAGTCATGCCTCAATATCTAATCTATTGCAATTGCTTTATACAAATGAAAAATCTCTGCTTGTTTTAGCATCTGCCTGACAgcaaaaaaataatactttttttgtatttaattgtaCATACATTCAAGAAGTAAGGGGTTAAAAGACAGCTGAATTAATGTTCACTTAGAATCAGTTAATGTTAACTTTTTGTAGGGACATCTTCCTGACTGTTTGCTGTCTGTTTCCCAGCAGCCGCAGTTCAGTGAAGGCAGCGGGGAATATTCTGGATGACATCGGCAACATGTTTGATGACCTGGCTGACCAGTTGGATGCCATGTTGGAGTAATACCCACAGGCTTTCTGCTTTTTCCAAAGCCAGCAACAGATGGACAGCTGAGACTCGTCACCTTTGATGCACCTTGGACCAACAAACTGTAGAGCTCAGCTCCTCCTCTGTCCATCTGGATGGATCAGTGAAGGTGCATCTGAGGATTTTCCTGCACAATATAggccaatttttttattttttattttatccttaAACCTAAGCACTTGGCCTCAGGACACGCACCTGGGAATGTTCCTGGATGGACAACTGACAGTAGCTGAAAGATCAGCCTGCAGATATCTGTTCAATATGTAATGACTTAAGGAAAAGAAGGTCCATCatacatgtaaacacagagaatatattttttaacaatgaTGACTGAATTAGTTTACATAGTTATATGCATATTTTGCATCTTTATGTCAGTAACAAGTTTGATGTATTGAAAGAAGCTAGTTTTACCAAGTTTTTATCAAAGTCGTTCCATCTAGTCAGTGAACAAATCACACACCTACTCTGAACTGACAGCTGGGATTATTCTCAGCTCACCCTGGGTTGCTAAGAGGAGAACTCACTGTAAACAAGCTGCTTCCAAAGAACAGTAACACCCATATTTTACTTTTGCATTTCAGCTGAGGTCAGTATGTTTCTTGGGAGGCTGGAAATGTTCCGCGTTTAACAAGGACAGCACACTCCAGGATTCTGTGTACATTTGGATGTCTGGATTGTGTCTAAAttattgaaatagagaaaggtttaaacaaatatttttcttctacCTAGTAAGGTatttaaaagtacaaaatgaaATTATAAGTAACAGTTTTGACTTATTCTGTCTAAATACATTGACTTTATGTCTCCTGAAATTCTtttgaaaaggtttttaaatgaaatagttTCCTCAAACCGTTAGCTGatttttcatgttattttaattCCACAAAATGAATGTCTTGCTTCAACATTTAGTTTTCAGCATTTACATTCCTGCAAACATGTGGCGCTGAAGCTGCAGATACCTTTGAGATGGAATAGTATGGGGGATATCAGGGTGGACAGTCCTTAACAAAATGACAGGGAGAGCAGAATAACTCTTTTCATACAGAATTGTTAGCTTCAGTTAATTTACTGCGACTGTCACTAACAGGGATTATCTCACCAAAGCTGTCGGCTGACCTTCTAATGACAAActgtggttttatttatttattttggtgtgtttttgttttacactgctgtattaaaataaatacagtatCAAGGAAAGACTGGTTTGAACCTATGTTGTTAAAATGTACTCTTCAGGAGAAGTAAATCAGTATCAGCAGTGTTAGGTTAACTGAAGATGTAACTGAGATTCCAGCACCTTAGATATTCACCATGGAACAGGAACCTATTGTTTCTAACATTAAAAAGCAGTCATCTTCTTTAAAGGAcggttaaacaaataaaaaacatgacaaagcTTACAATACTCTTTGGTAAATACTCTTTGGGACTGACTTAACTGACCAAAACGTACTCTACCATTTTAGGTTGAACTTTCCAGATCAGAAATGCTGCATAAggtatttgtttaaatgtttttaatcagaaTGATACAGTCGGCTTGTGATTGGCAGATATGGCTAAGAGATGTCCGAATGTGACACGTCTTCTGTGGTGTTACattgtttgattttttaaaaatatttctaaaaagcaattaaaacaCGTTATAGGTGAAATGGCTTTATTGAGCAAATACATCAATATTTTACCAGGAGTCGATATCTACAGTGCTGCCCTTCCTTCATAAATCCTGTAATTCCCTTTGACATGTTATCAACTTGAATCCTGATTGGCGTCGAGCCATTCTTGTTTCATTACTGCTTGAAATTGACCCTGGTCTTCTTGACTGCATATTCgaaattttcatgttttaatctTGAAGccactttgtttctttgtccATGTGACACATTGCTCCATCATGCTGGAGTATACAGCGATATCACTTGTATTCTAACCATTACATTCTTGCACTTCCTGCAGAGTTTCAGTCCGTCCTTGATGTTTTTCTTGGACTAACCCGTCTAGTGACAAGGCCATTGTTGTAAACTCTTCACCTCACTGTGCACTCACGCTCAGTTGCTGCCGATGTTCACTaggctctgcactggtggcaacatAAGTCTGTACTCCTTAGATGAGGTGGTTGTGTTGTTTTCCGGCCAATATTGGGTGTCCTGTAATCTTCACCACTatggaacattttattttaaagatcttGTACTTTCAGGTGTGTTATTACATGATTTGATTCACTGACAGATGGCTGCATGCAATTTCTAAAAAACTCAGAAGCTGCAGAGTTagcagaaaacacaacatttgtgGCCCTTGCAAAACTGTTGACCGTTATTATATGTGAGCAGCTAAAAGCACTTTGTTTTGACTGCGGActgt encodes:
- the LOC124874960 gene encoding caskin-2-like isoform X1; the protein is MVLATVMGKEQDLLVAVKNGDLLLAHKLLSKVKCNKTKLLGSNKRLNINYQDSDGFSALHHAALTGTTELLSLLLEAQATVDIKDINGMRPLHYAAWQGKSDSVLLLLRGGASVNAPSHDGQIPLHLSAQYGHYEVSEMLLQHQSNPCLMNKAKKTPLDLACEFGRLKVAQLLLSSNMVSALLEGERGNDSLDSPSITPLHLAARNGHKDIIKLLLKAGIDINRATKAGTALHEAALYGKTEVVRLLLDGGINVNMRNTYNQTALDIVNQFTTSTASRDIKQLLREASSSLQVRAVKDYWNLHDPTALNLRAGDLIMVLEQHSDGRWKGHIHDNQRGTDRVGFFPPSVVEVLSRRAGGALSRQGSMPCQRPHLASRPSPSGPAPQTDDSYILGYDPAGASPTSQFSAPATPPQDIWVLRSSPTGDRNSVGSTGSVGSSRSAGSGQSSESSRKQNGTHNRHHTDAVKMAPSAGETGDQIHSTATDQSNGGSRRQANSTLQKGFIRPEQLLKGKDSEAIYQWLCEFQLEQYTSNFIRAGYDVPTISRMTPEDLTAIGVTKPGHRKKISLEIGKLSIPEWLPDYIPSDLGEWLSVIGLPQYQRRLCDNGYDSIVIVKDITWEDLQEIGITKLGHQKKLMLAVKRLCDLRRSRNQADRTGEGPLRRKPPASLEVVAIEHTPTHSHAHSEAPSENYCPSPRTPRALLSFQDSELSAELQSAMMGKVGGSASEAFCMRGVPSSAVIAAMSVSQESISRRSRGSGKSGNSNSGNSHDYQTTLCSARTPTRPEENLSSGEMEEAKPEQSSPGGRSKQVSIEMWEHHSLSGTPENKHFSTVTSNKIPRIAYPAVPPKSKHLQSPSRLYQPQYHPQHQPISSPSSPPPQPSPTKKYFNHLQAQAGGVNGSPRVLSKPLPGAIPVLRPPPAQAQGDDTQRVSQQKRAQSLTRYALSDGEPDEDDDLPLPSTSSSSVTMPSYATLSRRPGRASGPLRQVNRSHSFAVRSRYKGPPPPPPKRMSSVTDSPTRQQGSSTAVEQELKAGVETDSAGSVRSIAAKLEGSSSCSSPSRRIDIPPNFVHVSPVPSPVSSPISYGLPSHIILHHSKPVPALGLGGLRRVGSERTEGDPDRHRGGSTEGITEEKLKARQSEKLSRNASVSPKIISGNLPFAEDGNLTIKQRPRIVVVAQTDTDTKSALDGPVQTQNSLEPPEFNLKESDTVKRRHKPKDKGASTPDEATTPNGEENHLLSTSPHTYSEVRAANTGEVQTAGNVFYRIGSVGKGSKPPVSSKPSSPLKQTPNCSLMSPQGIDPTARVCAQTAIPKLTSVQIHTVSPSMNGSFHTQTCMQSPKPVRALQTVGSKPDSQQKAAALPGSRLHQPNTTSNSTGGVNLQMVQSVCFAAPSSPTLTSCSPNLASSGQARKSGGAPSGVAGLEVLAQKRLEQTSTSLEAALKVVENELAQGSSVDGSRSSVKAAGNILDDIGNMFDDLADQLDAMLE